The genomic DNA TGGCGACCACGGGGATCTTGAGCCTGCGAGCGGCCTTGGCGACTCCCGACGGCGTCTTGCCAAAGGCCGTCTGAAAATCGACCTGACCCTCGCCCGTGATGACGAGATCGGCGCCGCGCAGGTGCTTGGCGAGATCGACTGCGTCGCTGACCAGATCCACGCCGCGTTTGAGCTTGGCCTTTGCGAAGGCGATGAGCCCGGCGCCCAGGCCCCCGGCGGCGCCGCCACCGGCGACGCGCATCACGTCGATGCCGAGGTCGCGCTTGATGAGGGCCCCGAGATGGCGCAGGTTCCTGTCGAGGATCTCGACCATCTCGGGGGTGGCGCCCTTCTGCGGGCCGAACACCCTGGCCGCGCCCCGCGGACCGCACAAGGGGTTCTCGACGTCGCAGGCGATGGTGATGCGCGTCTTGCGGACGCGCGGATCCAGCCCGTGCATGTCGATCTCGCTGATGCGCTCTAGGAGGCCGCCGCCAACCGGTTCGCCAATCGCCCGCCCGTTGCCACCCAGGAAAGAGACGCCGAGTGCCTGGGCCATGCCGGTGCCGCCATCCACCGTGGCCGAGCCTCCGATGCCGATGATGATGGCGGAAACCCCGCGCTCGATGGCATCCAGGATCAACTCGCCCGTGCCGTAGGTCGTGGCCCGCAAGGGGTCGCGCCGCTCCGGTGGGACCAGCGGCAGCCCGGAGGCCTCGGCCATCTCGATGGCGGCCGTCGTCCCGTCGCCCAGAATGCCGTAGCGTGCGGTGACCGGCTCCCCGAGCGGTCCCACGACGCGCTTCTTGATGATCTTGCCGCCGGTGGCATCGACGAGCGACTGGACGGTCCCCTCGCCGCCGTCGGCCATCGGGACCTTGATGCACCTGGCGCGCGGGCGCACGCGCTTGATGCCTCGCTCTAGAGCGGCGGCGACTTCGAGGGACGTGAGATTCTCTTTGAACGAATCGGGGGCTATGACGATCTTCATTAGGAGTTTTCTCGTCACGTGCAAGACGCGGTGATTGTAGCAGAGCAGACCGGCCATGATTAAACTCTAGGGGGTTACGGGGAGGCGGACTTTGGTCGGGACCCAGAAGCACGCGATAGATCTCCCGGATGGGCGCCGGCTCGGTTACGCGGAGTATGGCCGGAGGGGCGGACACCGGCTCTTCTATTTTCACGGGCTGCCGGCCTCCCGATTGGAAGCGGCGTTCCTGGACCCGGTGGCGCGCCGGCGCGGGGTCCACGTGGTGTCCGTGGACCGACCCGGCTTCGGGCTGTCCGACCCCGCACCGCTACGTAGCCTCAGGTCCTTTGGGCACGATGTCGCCGCACTGGCGCTGCAACTCGGGATCGGGCGTTTCGGGGTGCTCGGGGTCTCGGCCGGCGGCCCTTATGCCTTGGCCTGCGCCTTTCAGATCCCCGCGCTTCTCTGCGCGGTCGGGGTCGTCGGAGGACTCGGGCCGGTGTATGAAGACTGGGCCGTGGCCGGCATGCGCTGGCATGCGCGGCTCGCCTTCCGCTTGGCGCGCCAGGCCCCCTGGCTCCTGTGGCCCGTGCATGGCGCGCTGGTCGGAAACTTCATGCGCTTCTGCCCGGGACTCACGCACCGGCTAGTCGTCGCCGCCGCCCCGATGGCGGACAGCCGGGTATTACGGCGCCCCGAGATCCGCGCGCCCCTCATCGCCTCGCTGCGCGAGTCCATGCGCCAGGGCCCGGGCGGTGCCTTGCAGGACCTCAGGCTCTTGGCCCGGCCCTGGGGTTTTCGCTTGCAGGACATCGCGATCCCGATCGACCTATGGCACGGCGAGGATGACCTCGTGGTCCCGCCGGAGCACAGCCGCCATCAAGCGGCGGCGCTGCCACGCTCGCGCATGCGGTTCCTGCCCGCCGAGGGACACTTCTCGCTCCCCGTCGAGCACATGGACGAGATCCTGGGCACGTTGACCGGCGGAGGATGACAACCGGCCGGTGCGGTGACCCGTGCGGTCCAATTCCCCCACGGTCGCCGCGATTCCTAGCCTAGGTGTCGGCAGTTGCAGGACGAGGCGAGCGCATGGCAGATGCCAGGCGCAAGGGCTGATGAGAATGGCAGGCCGTGTGTGGCGCTATCTCTGGGCCTCGCCGGTGACGCTCTTCGGGCTCTTGGCCGTGGCCTTGTCGCTCTTCTCCGGCGGGCGGGCACGGACGCACACCGGCGTCCTCGAATGTCACGGGGGGTTTGCTCGCCTGCTCTTGAGCGTGACGCCCGTGCACGCCCACGCGATGACGCTCGGGCACGTCGTGCTCGGCCGTGATGCGGATTGCCTCGAGCGAACGCGAGCGCATGAGCGCGTTCACGTGCGGCAAACGGAGCAGTTCGGGGCGTTGTTCCCTTTTGCCTATCTGGCCTGCTCCGCCTGGGCCCTCCTGCGCGGGCGGCATTACTACCGCGACAACTGGTTCGAGCGGGACACGCGCCGGTCCTCGTGACGACGCGGCCACGGACCGGCTCGAAGGGCCGGCTCGAAGAGTATTACTCGAACGTGAGATCGCAAAGCACCGTTTCCCAGTCCTCGACCTTGGCCGCGCCCGGCTTCGATCTTCCTGCACCTCGAGCCCACCAGGGCCCCGTTAATCAAGCGCTTTTCGAAGCGTGGCGACAGGCCGCTCGGGCGAGCCTAAACCCAAGCACCGCGTACGATATTCGCCCGAAGTTCGCTCCACTGGGGATAGGATAGCGATTCCCGCGAGGTCGCCGATCGTACACCGAACCTACCCTTGGGTGCGCGGATGACCGGACCGAGAAACTCGGTGCCCCGCCAAACCGGCCTACGCGACGCAGTCAGCCCTTCATCGAGTCCGACATGAGGCCGCTCCCGCCGATGCGCCGCCGACTGTCATCTTTACTGCGACTGAGCCCTGAAAACTCTATCCCGATCACCCGTGGAAGAAGTGTCAATACGTGCACAAGGTGCCCGCAGTCGCCCATCACAGGGGTACACCACAAACCCTCGCCCTTCGACACAGTATTGATCTCCTTAGCAGTTTCCGTATCCTCTCCAAGGTTCTTGACTAGTTAGTCTAGAACGTCTAGGCTTACGGTCAGGGTTGCATAGAGTCTCTCCGTACCGTTCGTTGTGACCTCTATTTCACCCTCGCCGGTGGCCTTCCATTCTTTAAAAGGCGCGCCGTCTTGCAAAACCTTACGTTCCTTGCCCTCTAGATTGGTG from Pseudomonadota bacterium includes the following:
- a CDS encoding glycerate kinase, translating into MKIVIAPDSFKENLTSLEVAAALERGIKRVRPRARCIKVPMADGGEGTVQSLVDATGGKIIKKRVVGPLGEPVTARYGILGDGTTAAIEMAEASGLPLVPPERRDPLRATTYGTGELILDAIERGVSAIIIGIGGSATVDGGTGMAQALGVSFLGGNGRAIGEPVGGGLLERISEIDMHGLDPRVRKTRITIACDVENPLCGPRGAARVFGPQKGATPEMVEILDRNLRHLGALIKRDLGIDVMRVAGGGAAGGLGAGLIAFAKAKLKRGVDLVSDAVDLAKHLRGADLVITGEGQVDFQTAFGKTPSGVAKAARRLKIPVVAIGGGLADDARGVFEHGIDALEAGAARDMDLAEALRLSRGHLENAGERVMRLIVIGERMAAKRRRDL
- a CDS encoding alpha/beta hydrolase, with protein sequence MVGTQKHAIDLPDGRRLGYAEYGRRGGHRLFYFHGLPASRLEAAFLDPVARRRGVHVVSVDRPGFGLSDPAPLRSLRSFGHDVAALALQLGIGRFGVLGVSAGGPYALACAFQIPALLCAVGVVGGLGPVYEDWAVAGMRWHARLAFRLARQAPWLLWPVHGALVGNFMRFCPGLTHRLVVAAAPMADSRVLRRPEIRAPLIASLRESMRQGPGGALQDLRLLARPWGFRLQDIAIPIDLWHGEDDLVVPPEHSRHQAAALPRSRMRFLPAEGHFSLPVEHMDEILGTLTGGG